One window from the genome of Salvia miltiorrhiza cultivar Shanhuang (shh) chromosome 7, IMPLAD_Smil_shh, whole genome shotgun sequence encodes:
- the LOC130992396 gene encoding uncharacterized protein LOC130992396, which translates to MASGAETYEDATNLKLRELLKEVQLDYSPENTSIVDSFVSAIRDAVDSIPDGLPVTADVAPGFVQDVGADKVEFKFRKPKSVEVGGSYSFQCIARPDVNVDLLLRLPKECFHEKDYLNYRYHAKRFLYLCIIKEHLKSSPLIQGVEWSAFHNEARKPVLVVYPTVRLSNNIAFSVKIIPTAPSIFTLSKLSFERNNIRSLNQATPKYNNSILEDMVIEENAEFVKRTFKGCKELGEALILLKVWARKGSLFVHDCLSGFLITVITAYLITKSGKNRISSSMNAMQILRITLDFIANSKVWDSGLFFQPEGERNVSNEERKTQLQSFPVMICDPCGNYNAAFRMSPSGFQELRDEAAVALTCMDKCEDGGFNEIFMTDIDYPAKYDYCIRLNLKDNRDFHASGFCLDDECWRSYEQRVLCVIDQALRGRTKLVRVIWRNASSDCNFENGLSTLDGEPLFVGITIGSVEEAFKQVVVGPSPEEKDKAVEFRNFWGDKATLRIFSDHKIAEVAIWEHEAWEKHLIIKELCEHVLVRHLSLPKQNIVTIVDQLDFVLRHGNRDPISCSGSLMKAYDDLSKHLRLLDDIPLRISNVQPLDSAFRLTSVFPPVPHPLANKESTRIKLEKHTATCVQPLEVMIQLEGSGNWPMDELAMEKTKIAFLLRIAESLHSKFGITCTATEDDVDILVSGYAFRLKILHERGLSLVKKLGGQTKHVLSSDKKLFLRGQHSSMIDGLRGRYPIYGPIVRLAKRWVSAHLLSNSLPEEAIELLVAHLFLKPFPFRPPCSRITGFLRYLRLLSEYDWSFSPLIVDINGDLTPDDSKEINEFFMSNRKQYEGNMQNAKPAMFLATSYDKESEAWTTQSPTAAELKRLAAYAASSANFLTNIIMKNQLDSYGWESLFRTPLNNYNAVILLHRDKLPYPNRLLFPSEVKLGRQVIRGNASKAFQPFILPEDLKKNLEELKNKLMVGFDPQKYLISEIEREFPGTFKVWCDSFGGDAIGLTCGNNSSKKRDRDDTDEDKDLVDTLKAVGEFGKGFVKSVHLLKAPKVCS; encoded by the exons ATGGCTTCTGGAGCAGAAACTTACGAAGATGCCACCAATTTGAAGTTGAGAGAGCTGTTGAAGGAGGTGCAGTTGGACTACTCTCCAGAAAATACTTCAATTGTAGACAGCTTCGTTTCAGCCATCAGAGATGCTGTTGATAGCATCCCTGACGGCCTTCCG GTTACAGCAGATGTTGCACCAGGGTTTGTTCAAGATGTTGGTGCTGATAAAGTAGAGTTCAAGTTCAGGAAGCCAAAGTCAGTAGAAGTTGGAGGGAGTTATTCGTTCCAATGCATTGCGAGACCCGATGTTAACGTGGATCTTTTACTTCGGCTGCCTAAG GAATGCTTCCATGAGAAAGACTATCTAAACTATCGTTACCATGCAAAAAGATTTCTTTATCTTTGTATAATCAAGGAGCATTTAAAGTCATCTCCTCTCATCCAAGGTGTAGAGTGGTCAGCTTTCCATAACGAGGCACGCAAGCCTGTATTGGTTGTTTATCCAA CTGTACGACTATCCAATAATATAGCATTTTCTGTGAAAATAATTCCAACCGCACCTTCTATTTTCACCTTGTCAAAATTGAGCTTTGAGAGGAACAACATTCGCTCCCTGAATCAAG CTACCCCGAAGTACAACAATAGTATTTTGGAGGACATGGTTATTGAGGAAAATGCAGAGTTCGTTAAAAGAACTTTTAAAGGATGCAAGGAATTAGGGGAGGCATTGATACTTCTGAAA GTTTGGGCTCGGAAGGGTTCTCTGTTTGTCCATGACTGCCTAAGTGGATTCTTGATTACTGTTATTACGGCATACCTCATAACAAAGTCTGGCAAAAATCGAATCAGTAGTTCAATGAATGCAATGCAGATATTGCGCATCACTCTGGACTTCATTG CCAATTCCAAAGTATGGGACAGTGGACTCTTCTTTCAACCTGAAGGTGAAAGAAATGTTTCCAATGAG GAGAGGAAGACACAGTTGCAGTCATTTCCTGTTATGATTTGTGATCCATGTGGCAACTACAATGCAGCCTTCCGTATGTCACCTAGTGGATTCCAAGAG CTACGCGATGAGGCTGCTGTAGCGCTAACCTGCATGGATAAGTGTGAGGATGGAGGTTTTAATGAGATTTTCATGACCGATATCGATTATCCTGCCAAATATGACTATTGCATAAG GTTGAATTTAAAGGACAACCGTGATTTCCATGCTTCTGGATTTTGCTTGGATGATGAATGTTGGAGGTCTTATGAGCAGAGGGTACTGTGTGTCATTGATCAAGCACTGAGAGGAAGAACCAAGCTCGTTAGAGTAATATGGAGAAATGCTTCTTCTGATTGTAATTTTGAGAAT GGTTTATCTACACTTGATGGTGAACCTTTATTTGTTGGAATCACAATTGGATCTGTGGAGGAAGCCTTCAAACAGGTTGTTGTGGGTCCAAGTCCTGAAGAAAAAGATAAG GCTGTGGAATTTAGAAATTTCTGGGGGGATAAAGCTACACTCAGAATTTTCAGTGACCATAAAATTGCTGAAGTTGCAA TATGGGAGCACGAAGCATGGGAAAAACATCTTATCATAAAGGAATTATGTGAGCATGTTCTTGTGCGCCATCTGTCCCTTCCAAAACAAAATATCGTTACTATTGTAGATCAACTTGATTTCGTACTTCGCCACGGCAACAGAG ATCCTATATCCTGCTCTGGAAGTTTAATGAAGGCTTATGATGACCTGTCGAAGCATTTGCGACTTCTTGATGACATTCCCCTAAGGATATCTAATGTGCAGCCTCTGGATTCAG CTTTTAGGTTGACGTCAGTCTTCCCCCCTGTTCCGCATCCATTAGCAAATAAGGAAAGCACTAGAATAAAGCTGGAGAAGCATACTGCAACTTGTGTACAGCCGTTAGAAGTTATGATTCAG CTGGAAGGTTCTGGAAATTGGCCTATGGATGAGCTAGCTATGGAGAAGACCAAGATTGCTTTCCTTCTCAGAATTGCCGAAAG CCTTCACTCGAAGTTTGGGATTACATGCACAGCCACAGAGGATGATGTAGATATTTTGGTGTCTGGGTATGCATTTCGTCTCAAGATTTTGCATGAGAGAGGTTTAAGCTTGGTGAAAAAACTTG gTGGCCAGACGAAGCATGTTCTGTCTTCTGATAAAAAACTTTTTCTTCGTGGTCAACATTCTAGCATGATTGATGGATTACGAGGTCGTTATCCAATTTATGGGCCTATTGTTAG GCTTGCAAAGCGCTGGGTGTCTGCACATCTACTTTCGAACTCATTACCAGAAGAGGCTATTGAGCTTTTGGTTGCACACTTATTTTTGAAGCCTTTTCCATTCAGACCCCCATGCTCCCGGATAACTGGATTTCTAAG ATACCTACGATTGTTGTCAGAGTATGATTGGAGTTTTTCTCCTTTAATTGTTGACATCAATGGTGATTTAACTCCTGACGATAGCAAAGAAATCAAT GAATTTTTCATGTCAAATAGAAAACAATATGAAGGGAATATGCAGAATGCTAAGCCTGCTATGTTTCTGGCAACTAGTTACGACAAGGAATCTGAAGCCTGGACCACTCAATCGCCTACAGCTGCA GAGCTTAAGAGATTGGCGGCATATGCAGCCAGCAGTGCAAATTTTTTGACCAACATCATTATGAAGAATCAGCTTGATTCTTATGGATGGGAA AGCCTTTTCCGCACACCTCTGAACAACTACAATGCTGTAATTCTTCTGCACAGGGATAAACTCCCCTATCCAAACCGTCTTCTGTTCCCATCCGAAGTAAAGCTAG GTAGGCAAGTGATACGAGGGAATGCTAGCAAAGCCTTCCAACCCTTCATACTGCCTGAAGATTTAAAAAAGAACTTGGAAGAGCTGAAGAACAAGCTGATGGTGGGCTTCGATCCACAGAAATATTTAATCTCTGAAATTGAG AGAGAGTTCCCTGGCACATTTAAGGTGTGGTGTGATTCGTTTGGAGGCGACGCCATTGGTCTTACATGTGGGAATAACAGTTCAAAG AAGCGCGATAGAGATGACACTGACGAGGATAAAGATCTAGTCGACACATTAAAAGCCGTGGGTGAGTTTGGCAAAGGATTCGTGAAGAGTGTGCATCTTCTCAAGGCCCCAAAAGTATGCAGTTGA